The window GAGCGAAATTGATCAGGATAAGCTTAAGGAGCTGGTTGAGTCTATCAAATCCCAGTTCATTGAACCTTACAAGGATGTGCAATCTTTAAGAGAGATTAAATCTACTACGAGCTTTAAAGACTCGGATCCATTGACAGAGATCCAAAAATTGTCCCAGATAATAAAAGCTCATTCAACAAAGATTGGGATAGTATGTCAACCAGCCAAGTTTTTTGAAAACTACCCAGttgtcttcaaagaactgCAGAACTTTACAAATTCATTGTTTTACCTCTTGAGTATCCTGCCGTTGATTCACAATGATAAGAGCGATACTTGGACTTCATACTTAGCCAAGAAGCTTGACTCATTGGTGCTGAATTTACTCAATGGTGTGTCCTCTTTGTGTCAAGATATTGAGAGGATGATCGAAGAGGGCAAGGGTGATGACAATGATAGGCTCATCACTATTGGTAGTATTTGGGCAGCATGTGATTCTTTGGATGAGTTGGCAAAGAAGGGGAACTTTCAACTGTTAGCTGATAGCATTCGTAGCAGTTGTGATTTGGTCGATGATATGGTTCAGGATGTGGATTCGTGGTTAGAAGATCCACAATTTGGAGATGAGCTACTGATCGATGATGACTTGAGcgacgaggatgatgaagagaaagaagatgatgatgcaCAGGCTCTGAAAGCTATGGAAAAATTCCTGATACAATGGAAGACTAATTTAAAGATGGTTAAACTATTACTTTCGTCCTTTGCCAAATCGCTAGCTACAAATGTCTACAATTCAAAAAGTACCAAGGCTAGTATGCTGGATAAACTACACACCTTGCAACTGCTGATTGTGGAACAATTGGATGAGTTTCTTTCAGATGTGTTTATGTCGGATGCTTCGTTTGAACCGGCCGATTTTAAAGATAACATAACCGCCTTGAACGATAGTTTAGGCCAGATGGtaaaaatcatcaagaatcTCAACACTTCAGAtcccaagaaattgaaatggATAACCGTTTGGGAAAATAAATACTTCCAAGATGGAAATAATTAGACTTTATTTATAATTACATTTTTACCAA of the Torulaspora delbrueckii CBS 1146 chromosome 7, complete genome genome contains:
- the TDEL0G03890 gene encoding uncharacterized protein (similar to Saccharomyces cerevisiae YLR287C; ancestral locus Anc_6.82) → MSEIDQDKLKELVESIKSQFIEPYKDVQSLREIKSTTSFKDSDPLTEIQKLSQIIKAHSTKIGIVCQPAKFFENYPVVFKELQNFTNSLFYLLSILPLIHNDKSDTWTSYLAKKLDSLVLNLLNGVSSLCQDIERMIEEGKGDDNDRLITIGSIWAACDSLDELAKKGNFQLLADSIRSSCDLVDDMVQDVDSWLEDPQFGDELLIDDDLSDEDDEEKEDDDAQALKAMEKFLIQWKTNLKMVKLLLSSFAKSLATNVYNSKSTKASMLDKLHTLQLLIVEQLDEFLSDVFMSDASFEPADFKDNITALNDSLGQMVKIIKNLNTSDPKKLKWITVWENKYFQDGNN